From Methanophagales archaeon, the proteins below share one genomic window:
- a CDS encoding signal peptidase I: MGWVISAIIASAIAIVIYYIIYLTFVKGFVVPIHIFHSFKELYERYGRNKRLKERMYEYEAVSGMHKPSLFGSSVVVSILTVIIVILLFKIVFFAVVTSDSMSPTFERGDLILMQRIHIDPRVGDIIMLENRESILPITHRVVAVTKEGVRTKGDARAFADPWLVSKHEIQGEAVQIHGSPIILKAIGNYFILNPKEMGIGRYGSEYMFIKNLFLVIRMYGYALCIISISGYLLLTVMERRR, encoded by the coding sequence ATGGGATGGGTAATATCAGCTATTATAGCCAGTGCAATTGCTATTGTAATATACTATATCATTTACTTAACGTTTGTAAAGGGATTTGTGGTACCCATTCATATATTTCACTCCTTTAAGGAATTATATGAGCGATATGGCCGTAATAAACGTCTAAAAGAGCGGATGTACGAGTATGAAGCCGTATCTGGCATGCATAAACCCTCTCTCTTCGGCTCTTCCGTTGTGGTCTCCATACTCACCGTCATCATCGTTATACTACTCTTCAAAATTGTATTCTTTGCGGTGGTGACTTCGGACAGCATGAGCCCCACATTCGAGCGAGGCGACCTGATACTCATGCAGCGAATACACATTGATCCGAGAGTGGGAGATATAATAATGCTGGAGAACCGCGAGAGCATACTGCCCATCACGCACCGTGTAGTTGCAGTGACGAAGGAAGGGGTAAGGACTAAAGGTGATGCACGTGCATTTGCTGACCCCTGGTTGGTATCGAAGCATGAAATTCAGGGTGAAGCGGTACAGATACACGGAAGCCCAATCATATTAAAAGCGATTGGCAATTATTTCATTCTGAACCCAAAAGAGATGGGGATTGGTAGATATGGCTCCGAATATATGTTCATAAAGAATTTATTCCTGGTGATAAGGATGTATGGGTATGCATTGTGCATAATATCAATCTCAGGATATTTGTTACTGACGGTAATGGAAAGGAGACGCTAA